The Amycolatopsis sp. 195334CR genome window below encodes:
- a CDS encoding lyase family protein → MTARYRVEEDALGRVEIPFQAYYGVQSERARRNFAVSGQTLGAQPGLVGAIAEVKKAAALANLDAGVLREPVAEAICQAADEVVAGLLGPEEFPVDVLSAGGGVSPNMNVNEVLANRANELLSGRRGYEFVHPANHVNAGQSTSDAMATAVNIALHRDIVRLKESVGYLAGVLEQKIEEYRDTVKLSRTCLHDAVPVTFGQAFSAYLAVARRGGERLTDAAEHCLEVPMGGTIAGTGLGVGARYLDRIYPRLRETTGLELRRHTNFFDAFQNGDVFQYVSTVFKALACGLMKVARDLRILASGTEVRLPAVQPGSAYTPGNVSPVMADLVVQVGFQVCGNDTVVTMAVEGAELDFNAWTAVIAKNLFESAHLLTNAMPLFADKCLRGLEIDAEANRRHAEEALGLSTVVGGVFGHDAGIRAAQHAADRGVSVKEAVVELGIAPRATAERLLDPMVLTDAARSANLLDQMVADERSATRALVHGLATEARQAIFHAARLVARADEDVSRQEEQALKVVAEALGLNGVPVAESEELVPVAIATLSAADRELVYAAAAWLAGADSVTEAREVALLSQLSEELDLAPEVVTVLQAKVDALLEQRRKYLPRSEQLPWWEEFGDLLRRLLEA, encoded by the coding sequence ATGACCGCTCGGTACCGCGTGGAGGAGGATGCGCTCGGCAGGGTGGAGATCCCCTTCCAGGCGTACTACGGCGTCCAATCCGAGCGCGCGCGGCGCAACTTCGCCGTGTCCGGGCAGACGCTGGGGGCCCAGCCCGGGCTGGTCGGCGCGATCGCCGAAGTGAAGAAAGCCGCGGCACTGGCGAACCTCGACGCCGGTGTCCTGCGTGAACCGGTCGCCGAGGCGATCTGCCAGGCCGCCGACGAGGTGGTCGCCGGGCTCCTCGGCCCGGAGGAGTTCCCGGTCGACGTGCTCAGCGCCGGCGGCGGGGTCTCGCCCAACATGAACGTCAACGAGGTGCTCGCCAACCGCGCCAACGAACTGCTCTCCGGCCGCCGCGGCTACGAGTTCGTGCACCCGGCCAACCACGTCAATGCCGGACAGTCCACATCGGACGCGATGGCCACCGCGGTCAACATCGCGCTGCACCGCGACATCGTGCGGCTCAAGGAGTCCGTCGGCTACCTGGCCGGCGTGCTGGAGCAGAAGATCGAGGAATACCGCGACACCGTCAAGCTCTCCCGCACCTGCCTCCACGACGCCGTCCCGGTCACCTTCGGCCAGGCCTTCAGCGCGTACCTCGCCGTCGCGCGCCGCGGGGGTGAGCGGCTGACCGACGCCGCCGAGCACTGCCTCGAAGTGCCGATGGGCGGCACCATCGCCGGCACCGGGCTCGGCGTCGGCGCCCGCTACCTGGACCGGATCTACCCGCGCCTGCGGGAAACCACCGGCCTGGAACTCCGCAGGCACACCAACTTCTTCGACGCCTTCCAGAACGGCGACGTCTTCCAGTACGTCTCCACCGTGTTCAAGGCGCTCGCCTGCGGCCTGATGAAGGTCGCCAGGGACCTCCGCATCCTGGCCAGCGGCACCGAGGTCCGGCTGCCCGCGGTCCAGCCCGGTTCGGCGTACACCCCGGGCAACGTCAGCCCGGTGATGGCCGATCTGGTGGTCCAGGTCGGCTTCCAGGTCTGCGGCAACGACACCGTGGTCACCATGGCCGTCGAGGGCGCGGAGCTGGACTTCAACGCGTGGACCGCGGTGATCGCCAAGAACCTCTTCGAGTCGGCGCACCTGCTGACCAACGCCATGCCGTTGTTCGCCGACAAGTGCCTCCGCGGACTGGAGATCGACGCGGAAGCCAACCGCCGCCACGCCGAGGAAGCCCTGGGACTGTCCACTGTGGTCGGCGGGGTGTTCGGCCACGACGCCGGAATCCGCGCCGCCCAGCACGCCGCCGATCGCGGGGTGTCGGTCAAGGAAGCCGTGGTGGAACTCGGGATCGCGCCCCGGGCCACGGCGGAGCGGTTGCTCGACCCGATGGTGCTGACCGACGCCGCGCGCAGCGCCAACCTCCTCGACCAGATGGTGGCCGACGAGCGGTCGGCGACCAGGGCACTGGTGCACGGACTGGCCACCGAAGCCCGCCAGGCCATCTTCCACGCGGCCCGCCTGGTAGCCCGAGCGGACGAAGACGTGTCCCGCCAAGAGGAGCAAGCGCTCAAGGTGGTGGCCGAGGCGTTGGGACTCAACGGGGTGCCGGTGGCCGAGAGCGAGGAGCTCGTCCCGGTGGCGATCGCGACGCTGTCGGCGGCGGACCGTGAGCTCGTCTACGCCGCGGCGGCGTGGCTCGCCGGCGCCGATTCGGTGACCGAGGCACGCGAGGTCGCGTTGCTGAGCCAGCTCAGCGAGGAACTGGACCTGGCTCCGGAAGTGGTGACCGTGCTCCAGGCCAAAGTGGACGCCCTGCTCGAGCAGCGCCGCAAGTACCTGCCCCGCTCCGAGCAGTTGCCCTGGTGGGAGGAGTTCGGGGACCTCCTGCGACGGTTGCTGGAGGCATGA
- a CDS encoding PQQ-dependent sugar dehydrogenase yields the protein MRLSSLGRAALGFACSALLAAGLAVAVPATQVAVAQPPNPGEPLKLPPGFALQDTGTGLGAWNLTDFGYLPDDSFIATGKTGDVKWVGPNGPKQLIHLPVSSCCDIGLTGLEIAPDYATSKQIYLARTIPTPSGFTSRISRWTVTGTTEPTGLANEQILLDVPGTIQLHSASGMVADATGNLWVSVGDNTDTDTWHAEAFRAQDLNSVYGKILRITPSGAGVPENPYYDAANPNSAKSKVFASGFRNPFRLSLDKTSGLPVVGDVGWGTWEELNYVVPGGNYSWPCFEGNGPTPGYSTQPQCNGVTNNPPLWTYQHGMAPGQGNSVVAGFVYTGDSYPAAYKGQFFYGDYVSQRIWTLKYNAQGQLVQAPAADAPFGTGLGGPVEFGAATNGDVVYADIASGNVRRIVYVTGNIAPVAKATSTTDPATRTVSFDATKSMDFDGPASDLTYTWNFGDGTTGTGATVSHTYPASPAKFTATLTVKDKSNGTGTATLTVAPSNHSPVITLTTPGDTKKFKVDEPVNLSGTATDAEDGPLTITWTSDIVHCAEETTCHTHPDAGGTGGSFSMPFTKHTDSRIDFTAKVTDSQGVTATKTYVAKPNEFKLTLKSNFPASLVISGESNGNVAMVTEGATPNLIAGAKATDGIASFSKWDNGSTNLSRAFTMPGADTVVNATYLTPIDSRYSSDATVRGLLGNPTAAEVKDGNVRYRAYERGRLYSSPQTGAVAIYGHILTKYLALGGHQALGPPQNDETGTPDGVGRYNAFTGNWSIYWTPGTGAHSIGGPIRDKWGWMGWEGGILGYPATDQVATPTGGGQFVDFTNNASIYWLPTTPGNGTAAVYSQIRSKWLAMGGATGVLGMPITDELVGPNGGRYNNFSNYASIYWHYNSPGSGAWSIMSQIRDRWYFDGGAGGFLGYPVTDELMTPDTIGRYNHFSNNGSIYWTPSYGAQSMCCQIKNKWASLGWEKGYLGYPTSSEYTVAGQPTWRRQNYQGGFITWTPSTGAYDHK from the coding sequence ATGAGACTTTCCAGCCTGGGGAGGGCTGCGCTCGGCTTCGCCTGCTCAGCTCTGCTCGCGGCCGGCCTGGCCGTCGCCGTCCCGGCGACCCAGGTCGCGGTCGCGCAACCACCGAATCCCGGTGAGCCGCTCAAGCTGCCACCGGGTTTCGCCCTGCAGGACACCGGAACCGGGCTGGGGGCCTGGAACCTGACCGACTTCGGCTACCTGCCCGACGACTCGTTCATCGCCACCGGCAAGACCGGCGACGTGAAGTGGGTCGGTCCCAACGGACCGAAGCAGCTGATCCACCTGCCGGTCAGCAGCTGCTGCGACATCGGCCTCACCGGCCTCGAGATCGCGCCCGACTACGCCACGTCCAAGCAGATCTACCTGGCCAGGACCATTCCCACGCCGTCCGGCTTCACCAGCCGGATCTCGCGCTGGACGGTCACCGGCACCACCGAGCCGACCGGGCTGGCCAACGAGCAGATCCTGCTCGACGTCCCCGGCACCATCCAGCTGCACAGCGCCTCCGGCATGGTCGCCGACGCGACCGGCAACCTGTGGGTCTCGGTGGGGGACAACACCGACACCGACACCTGGCACGCCGAGGCGTTCCGCGCGCAGGACCTGAACTCGGTCTACGGCAAGATCCTGCGCATCACCCCGTCCGGCGCGGGGGTGCCGGAGAACCCGTACTACGACGCGGCCAACCCGAACTCCGCCAAGAGCAAGGTCTTCGCCAGCGGCTTCCGCAACCCGTTCCGGCTCTCGCTGGACAAGACCAGCGGCCTGCCGGTGGTCGGCGACGTCGGCTGGGGCACCTGGGAAGAGCTCAACTACGTGGTCCCGGGCGGCAACTACTCGTGGCCCTGCTTCGAGGGCAACGGCCCGACCCCCGGCTACAGCACGCAACCGCAGTGCAACGGGGTGACCAACAACCCACCACTGTGGACCTACCAGCACGGCATGGCGCCGGGCCAGGGCAACTCCGTGGTCGCCGGGTTCGTCTACACCGGTGACAGCTACCCCGCGGCCTACAAGGGCCAGTTCTTCTACGGCGACTACGTCAGCCAGCGCATCTGGACGCTGAAGTACAACGCCCAGGGCCAGCTGGTCCAGGCACCGGCGGCCGACGCGCCGTTCGGCACCGGCCTCGGCGGCCCGGTGGAGTTCGGCGCGGCGACCAACGGCGACGTGGTCTACGCCGACATCGCCTCGGGCAACGTGCGCCGGATCGTCTACGTCACCGGCAACATCGCGCCGGTCGCGAAGGCCACCAGCACCACCGACCCGGCCACCCGCACGGTCAGCTTCGACGCCACCAAGTCGATGGACTTCGACGGCCCGGCCAGCGACCTGACCTACACCTGGAACTTCGGTGACGGCACCACCGGCACCGGCGCCACCGTCTCGCACACCTACCCGGCCAGCCCGGCGAAGTTCACCGCCACGCTGACCGTGAAGGACAAGTCGAACGGCACCGGCACCGCCACGCTCACCGTGGCCCCGTCGAACCACTCGCCGGTGATCACGCTGACCACCCCGGGCGACACCAAGAAGTTCAAGGTGGACGAACCGGTCAACCTCAGCGGCACCGCGACGGACGCCGAGGACGGTCCGCTGACCATCACCTGGACCTCGGACATCGTGCACTGCGCCGAGGAAACCACCTGCCACACCCACCCCGACGCGGGTGGCACCGGCGGCTCGTTCTCGATGCCGTTCACCAAGCACACCGACTCGCGCATCGACTTCACCGCGAAGGTGACCGACTCGCAGGGCGTCACGGCCACCAAGACCTACGTGGCCAAGCCGAACGAGTTCAAGCTCACGCTGAAGAGCAACTTCCCGGCGTCGCTGGTCATCTCCGGCGAGAGCAACGGGAACGTGGCGATGGTGACCGAGGGCGCCACGCCGAACCTGATCGCCGGGGCGAAGGCCACCGACGGCATCGCGTCCTTCTCCAAGTGGGACAACGGTTCGACGAACCTCTCGCGGGCGTTCACCATGCCCGGCGCGGACACCGTGGTGAACGCGACCTACCTGACCCCGATCGACAGCCGCTACAGCTCCGACGCGACGGTGCGCGGGCTGCTCGGCAACCCGACCGCGGCCGAGGTCAAGGACGGCAACGTCCGCTACCGGGCCTACGAGCGGGGTCGCCTGTACTCCTCGCCGCAGACCGGCGCGGTGGCCATCTACGGCCACATCCTGACCAAGTACCTGGCCCTCGGCGGGCACCAGGCACTCGGCCCGCCGCAGAACGACGAGACGGGCACGCCGGACGGCGTCGGCCGCTACAACGCGTTCACCGGCAACTGGTCGATCTACTGGACCCCGGGCACCGGTGCGCACAGCATCGGCGGGCCGATCCGGGACAAGTGGGGCTGGATGGGCTGGGAGGGCGGCATTCTCGGCTACCCGGCGACCGACCAAGTGGCCACGCCGACCGGTGGCGGGCAGTTCGTCGACTTCACCAACAACGCGTCGATCTACTGGCTGCCGACCACGCCGGGCAACGGCACCGCGGCGGTCTACTCCCAGATCCGGTCGAAGTGGCTGGCAATGGGTGGCGCGACCGGGGTGCTCGGCATGCCGATCACCGACGAGCTGGTGGGCCCGAACGGCGGGCGCTACAACAACTTCAGCAACTACGCCTCGATCTACTGGCACTACAACTCGCCGGGCAGCGGGGCGTGGTCGATCATGTCGCAGATCCGGGACCGCTGGTACTTCGACGGTGGTGCCGGGGGCTTCCTCGGTTACCCGGTGACCGACGAGCTGATGACGCCGGACACCATCGGCCGGTACAACCACTTCTCGAACAACGGCTCGATCTACTGGACGCCGTCGTACGGCGCGCAGTCGATGTGCTGCCAGATCAAGAACAAGTGGGCGTCACTGGGCTGGGAGAAGGGCTACCTCGGGTACCCGACCAGCAGTGAGTACACCGTGGCCGGTCAGCCGACCTGGCGCAGGCAGAACTACCAGGGCGGCTTCATCACCTGGACGCCGAGCACCGGGGCGTACGACCACAAGTAG
- a CDS encoding TetR/AcrR family transcriptional regulator: MPATRTARDRARAELTREIKEEARRQLAEAGGAGLSLRAVARELGMVSSALYRYFPSRDHLLTALIIDAYDAIGAAAEAADDHRFAPRQRWLDIWAATRAWARAHPHEYALIYGSPIPGYQAPQDTVMPAARVAMALVHVIRSAHVTPPPAPPLPAELRAQATTLLGALGNDLTPDLITRMLISWTQLFGMISFELNGQYVGSVDPADSFFAYTTGQMADFVGL, from the coding sequence ATGCCGGCAACGCGTACCGCCCGTGACCGGGCCAGGGCCGAACTCACCAGGGAGATCAAGGAGGAAGCCCGCAGGCAACTAGCCGAAGCCGGCGGCGCCGGCCTCTCCCTCCGCGCCGTCGCCCGCGAGCTCGGCATGGTCTCCTCGGCCCTCTACCGCTACTTCCCCAGCCGCGACCACCTCCTCACCGCGCTGATCATCGACGCCTACGACGCCATCGGCGCCGCCGCCGAGGCCGCCGACGACCACCGCTTCGCCCCCCGCCAGCGCTGGCTCGACATCTGGGCCGCCACCCGCGCCTGGGCCCGCGCCCACCCGCACGAGTACGCGCTCATCTACGGCTCGCCGATCCCCGGCTACCAGGCCCCGCAGGACACCGTCATGCCCGCGGCCCGCGTAGCGATGGCGCTGGTGCACGTGATCAGGAGCGCCCACGTCACCCCGCCGCCGGCCCCGCCGCTGCCCGCCGAACTCCGCGCGCAGGCGACCACCCTGCTCGGCGCGCTCGGCAACGACCTCACCCCGGACCTGATCACCCGGATGCTGATCTCCTGGACCCAGTTGTTCGGCATGATCAGCTTCGAACTCAACGGGCAGTACGTCGGCAGCGTGGACCCTGCCGACTCGTTCTTCGCTTATACCACTGGGCAGATGGCGGATTTTGTCGGGCTCTGA
- a CDS encoding nitroreductase family deazaflavin-dependent oxidoreductase, giving the protein MGTKVFNRIVTTLTRLGVSVWGSRELQVRGRKSGEWRTVPVNLLTFEGERYLVAPRGRTQWVRNLRVSGEGRLRVGRRIEEFRAVELSDDEKPELLRAYLKRWKFEVGVFFHGVDANSPEAELRRIAPGYPVFRVG; this is encoded by the coding sequence GTGGGCACCAAGGTGTTCAACCGGATCGTCACCACGTTGACGCGGCTTGGGGTCAGCGTTTGGGGTAGCCGCGAGCTGCAGGTGCGCGGGCGCAAGTCCGGCGAGTGGCGCACTGTGCCGGTCAATCTGCTCACCTTCGAGGGCGAGCGCTACCTCGTCGCCCCGCGGGGGCGGACGCAGTGGGTGCGCAACCTCCGCGTCTCCGGGGAAGGGCGATTGCGCGTCGGTAGGCGGATTGAGGAGTTTCGCGCCGTTGAATTGTCTGACGACGAGAAGCCCGAATTGCTCCGCGCCTATTTGAAGCGCTGGAAATTCGAGGTCGGCGTTTTCTTCCATGGAGTCGACGCGAATTCGCCGGAAGCCGAACTGCGGCGCATTGCTCCTGGTTATCCGGTTTTCCGGGTGGGTTAA
- a CDS encoding SdrD B-like domain-containing protein — protein sequence MNSRRWRRWVVLGALATLACLLTSCVGVASAATTHFVGDYVWLDTDRNGLQDPGEPPVEGVRATLYDGAGNTVETTRSAENGRYLFGDLPDGTYHVCFALGELPEEVGDFRLTAMNAGNDEVDSDVDPATGCTKPALTSTDLTLDAGLAAPGNELGDYVWLDQNGDGLQTAEQPTRGGEAPRASAGAMREGEGPQVSAESSVVGVRAGEGAQVAEEPPVEGVRVTLHHGDGTPTGFAVSTGPDGRYGFSNLPDGTYLVCFDLAGRLATTPNAGDDAHDSDADPTTGCTEAVTLGLGARQDLKLDLGLLPAPGTPPASP from the coding sequence ATGAACAGCAGAAGATGGCGTCGTTGGGTGGTACTCGGAGCGCTGGCCACACTGGCCTGCCTGCTGACTTCGTGCGTTGGGGTGGCGTCGGCCGCCACCACGCACTTCGTCGGTGACTACGTCTGGCTCGACACCGATCGCAACGGTCTCCAAGACCCGGGCGAACCGCCGGTCGAGGGGGTCCGGGCGACGCTCTACGACGGAGCCGGGAACACCGTCGAGACCACGCGCAGCGCGGAGAACGGGCGCTACCTGTTCGGCGACCTGCCCGACGGCACCTACCACGTGTGTTTCGCCCTCGGTGAGTTGCCGGAGGAGGTTGGGGACTTCCGGTTGACCGCGATGAACGCGGGCAACGACGAGGTGGACTCGGATGTCGACCCGGCCACCGGCTGCACAAAGCCGGCGCTCACCTCGACCGACCTGACCCTGGACGCCGGCCTCGCCGCCCCCGGCAACGAACTCGGCGACTACGTCTGGCTCGACCAAAACGGCGACGGCCTGCAAACCGCGGAGCAGCCGACGCGCGGGGGCGAGGCGCCGCGGGCCTCGGCGGGGGCGATGCGCGAAGGCGAGGGGCCGCAGGTTTCGGCGGAGTCGTCGGTGGTGGGAGTGCGCGCAGGCGAGGGGGCGCAGGTCGCGGAGGAGCCGCCGGTTGAGGGGGTTCGTGTGACCCTGCACCACGGCGACGGCACCCCGACCGGGTTCGCCGTGAGTACTGGGCCTGACGGCCGCTACGGCTTCAGCAACCTCCCCGACGGCACCTACCTGGTCTGCTTCGACCTCGCCGGGCGCCTTGCCACCACCCCGAACGCGGGCGACGACGCCCACGACTCCGACGCCGATCCGACAACCGGCTGCACCGAGGCGGTGACCCTCGGCCTGGGCGCCCGCCAGGACCTCAAGCTGGATCTGGGCTTGCTCCCAGCGCCTGGTACGCCACCAGCTTCGCCCTGA
- a CDS encoding thioesterase family protein: MEPVRMPLRVRYHECDPQGVVFNANYLAYFDMASFEFLAAVLGKSTGLNDHGVDFVVAESNVRYLRALRFEDELVVGVRIAHLGTTSLVLEFEIWRGEETVAIGTNRYVFVDEKTLTKKVPPEEIRAKLVAYQALGASPDPA; encoded by the coding sequence ATGGAACCGGTCCGGATGCCGCTGCGGGTGCGGTACCACGAATGCGATCCGCAGGGTGTGGTGTTCAACGCGAACTACCTCGCGTACTTCGACATGGCGAGTTTCGAGTTCTTGGCCGCGGTGCTCGGGAAGTCCACCGGGCTGAACGACCACGGCGTGGATTTTGTGGTGGCCGAGTCGAACGTGCGCTACCTGCGTGCCCTGCGGTTCGAGGACGAGCTGGTGGTCGGCGTGCGCATCGCGCATCTGGGCACCACGTCGCTGGTGCTGGAATTCGAAATCTGGCGCGGTGAGGAAACCGTGGCGATCGGGACGAACCGCTACGTGTTCGTCGACGAGAAGACGCTCACGAAGAAGGTGCCGCCGGAGGAGATCAGGGCGAAGCTGGTGGCGTACCAGGCGCTGGGAGCAAGCCCAGATCCAGCTTGA
- a CDS encoding oxygenase MpaB family protein, which produces MVPLVHAPPVLRGTAAWKYFGDFRGSLLAGQVLLLQVAHPVVGAGVQDHSEYREDPWTRLMRTAGSLSICVYGGRRGALYEAQRLRELHRPFTGTDFSGRRYSALNPAAYAWVHATLVMLPVDAQRFFGREIPADELAEYYAQMCDIGRILGLRERDLPPDWSAFERYYAEMVEGFGPNPAIETLLETIRTVPNPWRWLPAPLWTRLRRAQHRFQLFMIGGTLPPALRGALGLQWTERQQVRFDRFCRVLRLAEVVPVPVRSVHLRSIGWLNVWLRDRRLG; this is translated from the coding sequence ATGGTCCCGCTCGTGCACGCGCCGCCGGTGTTGCGCGGCACGGCCGCGTGGAAGTACTTCGGGGACTTCCGCGGGTCGCTGCTCGCCGGGCAGGTGTTGTTGCTGCAGGTCGCGCACCCGGTGGTGGGCGCGGGGGTGCAGGACCACTCGGAATACCGCGAGGACCCGTGGACGCGGTTGATGCGGACGGCCGGTTCGCTGTCGATCTGCGTGTACGGCGGTCGTCGCGGGGCGTTGTACGAGGCCCAGCGGTTGCGCGAGTTGCACCGCCCGTTCACCGGGACGGACTTCAGCGGGCGGCGGTACAGCGCGCTGAACCCGGCGGCCTACGCCTGGGTGCACGCCACGCTCGTGATGCTTCCCGTTGACGCGCAACGGTTCTTCGGTCGCGAGATCCCGGCCGACGAGCTGGCCGAGTACTACGCGCAGATGTGCGACATCGGCCGGATCCTCGGCCTGCGGGAACGCGACCTGCCGCCGGACTGGTCCGCGTTCGAGCGGTACTACGCGGAGATGGTCGAAGGCTTCGGCCCGAACCCGGCCATCGAGACGTTGCTGGAAACCATCCGCACGGTGCCGAACCCGTGGCGGTGGCTGCCTGCTCCACTGTGGACTCGGTTGCGCCGGGCACAGCACCGGTTCCAGCTCTTCATGATCGGCGGCACGCTACCGCCCGCGCTGCGTGGTGCTTTGGGTCTACAGTGGACGGAACGGCAGCAGGTCCGGTTCGACCGGTTCTGCCGGGTGCTGCGGCTGGCGGAGGTGGTGCCCGTGCCGGTGCGCTCGGTGCACCTGCGGTCGATCGGCTGGCTCAACGTCTGGTTGCGGGACCGCCGTCTCGGTTAG
- a CDS encoding TetR/AcrR family transcriptional regulator, protein MSAREAVLRAALKVVGEQGVAGLTNRRIVAEAGVSLGSLTYHFPSQTELLHEAMLLFASEEAKKLTGLADTHRTDGISVEQAAAAVEQVLEQMTFTTDDIAPLELYLQAGRDPELRDATQRCFAAYDELATTILAALGVPDPQRLAGPVVALIAGLQLRRLATGEAPATPASTALTMLIRGSGA, encoded by the coding sequence ATGAGCGCACGCGAGGCCGTCCTGCGCGCGGCGTTGAAGGTGGTCGGGGAGCAGGGCGTAGCCGGGCTGACGAACCGGCGGATCGTCGCCGAGGCCGGGGTTTCGCTCGGCTCGCTGACCTACCACTTCCCGAGCCAGACCGAACTGCTGCACGAGGCCATGCTGCTCTTCGCCTCGGAGGAGGCCAAGAAGCTGACGGGGCTCGCCGATACCCACCGCACGGACGGCATTTCGGTCGAGCAGGCGGCGGCCGCGGTGGAGCAGGTGCTGGAGCAGATGACGTTCACCACCGACGACATCGCGCCGCTGGAGCTGTACCTCCAGGCCGGGCGTGATCCGGAACTGCGGGACGCCACGCAACGCTGCTTCGCCGCGTACGACGAGCTGGCCACCACCATTCTCGCCGCGTTGGGCGTACCGGATCCGCAACGCCTGGCGGGTCCGGTGGTCGCGTTGATCGCCGGTCTGCAACTGCGGCGCCTGGCCACCGGCGAGGCGCCGGCCACCCCGGCGTCCACCGCGCTGACCATGTTGATCCGCGGTTCAGGCGCCTAG
- a CDS encoding amidase gives MTGTLTFPGLLEQAARLAAGEVTSVELTEAALKRIEAAQPRLNAFRRLRTEDALADAARADALLAKGNRAPLLGVPLAIKDDVDIAGQPTAFGCCGEFPLARADSAVVRNLRHAGAVIVGKTNTPELGQWPFTEGPEFGATRNPWQLEYTPGGSSGGSAAAVAAGLVPAALGSDGAGSIRIPSAWTNLVGIKPHRGRVPTAPDPELFHGLTVLGPLARTVADAAALLDAATGTTSMFRTAAEREPGKLRIGLSTRIAFTATRTRLDPEVRRAVERLAESLAGLGHEIVEIEPNYGMVGLNFLPRSLTGVRDWCRRVPDGALLDPRTRANARHGTALAGPALRLAKATEPLLRLQIGAVFRKVDVLLTPTTATPPPRIGSFDGLSGWATDQAMIAACPYAWPWNVLGWPGVNVPAGLTGSGLPLGAQLLGPGESEQLLISLAAQLESVERWQDRRPPE, from the coding sequence ATGACCGGCACGCTCACGTTTCCCGGCTTGCTGGAGCAGGCCGCGCGCCTGGCGGCGGGCGAGGTGACCTCGGTCGAGCTGACCGAGGCCGCGCTCAAGCGCATCGAAGCCGCCCAGCCCCGGCTCAACGCGTTCCGGCGGCTGCGCACCGAGGACGCGCTGGCCGACGCGGCTCGCGCCGACGCGTTGCTCGCCAAGGGAAACCGCGCCCCGCTGCTCGGCGTGCCGCTGGCGATCAAGGACGACGTCGACATCGCCGGCCAGCCCACCGCGTTCGGCTGCTGTGGTGAATTCCCGTTGGCACGGGCCGATTCCGCCGTGGTGCGCAACCTCCGCCACGCGGGCGCGGTGATCGTCGGCAAGACGAACACCCCCGAACTGGGCCAGTGGCCGTTCACCGAAGGCCCGGAGTTCGGCGCGACGCGCAACCCGTGGCAGCTCGAGTACACCCCCGGCGGCTCGTCGGGCGGTTCGGCCGCCGCGGTGGCCGCCGGGCTGGTGCCCGCGGCACTCGGTTCGGACGGCGCCGGCTCGATCCGCATCCCGTCGGCGTGGACGAACCTGGTCGGCATCAAACCGCACCGCGGCCGCGTGCCGACCGCACCGGATCCCGAGCTGTTCCACGGGTTGACCGTGCTCGGGCCGCTGGCCAGGACGGTCGCCGACGCGGCCGCCCTGCTCGACGCGGCGACCGGCACCACCAGCATGTTCCGCACCGCCGCCGAGCGCGAACCCGGCAAGCTGCGGATCGGCCTGTCCACCCGGATCGCGTTCACCGCCACCCGCACGCGGCTCGATCCCGAAGTGCGCCGGGCGGTCGAGCGGCTGGCGGAGTCGCTGGCCGGGCTGGGCCACGAGATCGTCGAGATCGAGCCGAACTACGGCATGGTCGGGCTGAACTTCCTGCCGCGCTCGCTCACCGGCGTCCGCGACTGGTGCCGCCGGGTCCCCGACGGTGCGCTGCTCGACCCGCGCACCAGGGCCAACGCGCGGCACGGCACCGCGCTGGCCGGCCCGGCGCTGCGCCTGGCGAAGGCCACGGAACCCTTGCTGCGCCTGCAGATCGGCGCGGTGTTCCGCAAGGTCGACGTGCTGCTCACGCCGACCACGGCCACCCCGCCGCCCCGGATCGGGAGCTTCGACGGGCTGTCCGGCTGGGCCACCGACCAGGCGATGATCGCGGCCTGCCCGTACGCGTGGCCGTGGAACGTGCTGGGCTGGCCGGGGGTGAACGTGCCGGCCGGGCTGACCGGGTCCGGCCTGCCGCTCGGGGCCCAGCTGCTCGGGCCCGGCGAGTCGGAGCAACTGCTGATCTCGCTGGCCGCGCAGCTGGAATCGGTGGAGCGCTGGCAGGATCGACGGCCGCCGGAATGA